The DNA region ATCGACCGGGCGGCTGCAGGTCACACTGGATCCGTTCTGGAAAATGGCGCCCACCCCGCACCGCGTGGCCCCCGGCCATGGGGCGTGTCCTGGCTGCGGGGCGTTTACCACGATCAAGCAATTTTTTCGCGTGCTGGATGGGCCGGTCGTCGTGCTGTATCAAACCGGCTGCGCGATGGTGGTCACCACCGGGTATCCGGCCAGCGCGCATCGCGTCAGCTACCTGCACAACCTGTTTCAAAACGGGGCGGCGACGCTCTCCGGGCTTGTGGAAATGTACGCCGAGCGCGCCCGGCGCGGGGAGCTGCCGAAGGTGGAGCAGCCGACGTTCGTCATGGTCTCCGGCGATGGCGGCATGGATATCGGCATGGGGGCGGCGCTGGGCACGGCGCTGCGCAATCACCGGATGATCATCATCGAGTATGACAATGAAGGCTACATGAACACCGGCGGGCAGCTCTCTTATTCGACGCCGCTCGGACATCAAACCAGCACGAGCCCGGCCGGACCGAAGAGCACGGGCAAGCTGTTCCATCACAAAGATACGCCGAAGATTTTCGCCGCGGTCAATGCGCCGTACGTCTTTACCGCCGTCGAAGGTTTCCCTGAAGATTTGATGAAGAAGGCGGCCAAGGCGCAGTGGTACGCGAATCGGGAAGGGTTTGTCTACGGCAAAATTCTCTCGGCCTGCCCGCTCAACTGGATGTCGCCGGATGATTCGGCCGAGAGCGTGCTGCAAGCCGCGGTGGACACCTGCTTTTTTCCGCTCTATGAGATCGAGCGGGGCAAGACGGTGATCACGTATGACCCGGAGGCGTTGGGTCGCCGGCGGCCGCTGCGGGACTGGTTCGCGCTGATGGGCAAGACCAAGCACCTGATGGCCCCGGAGATGGACGGCGTCGTCGCCGAAGCCGAGGCGGAGAATGATCGACGGTGGCGGCGCCTGAAAGCCCAGCACGAGCATCCGGAGTTGTGAGCCCTATGGCATCTGCTGAGCCGGCGCATCCGATCCACGAAGGCCGCAGCTTCAAGATTTTGAAGAAAGAGCGCCTCACCCCGGCGACCCACCGGTTTCTCATCGAGGCCCCGTGGGTGGCCCAGGCGGCCAAGCCAGGCCAGTTCGTCATCGTGCGGGTGCGCGAAGGCGGGGAGCGCATTCCGGTGACGATCGCGGATTTCGATGCGCCGCAGGGCACCGTGACCGTCGTCGTGCAGGAAGTCGGCCGCACCTCAAAACTCTTCGGCGCGCTGCAAGAAGGCCAAGAGGTGCTGGACCTGGTCGGTCCGCTTGGCGAGCCGTTTCGTCTGATGCGCGGCAAACGCGTCATCGGTGTCGGCGGCGGTTTTGGCGCGGCCGCCTTGTATCCGCTGCTGCGCGGGTTGCGCCAAGCCGGCGTGCCGACCGAGGCGATCATCGGGGCGCGCAACAAGGAGTTGCTGATTCTCAGAGACGAACTCTCCAGCGTCTGCGAACTGGTGATGCCGTGCACCGATGATGGGTCGGTCGGGTTTAAGGGGTTTGTGACCGACTGTTTGAAACAACGGTTGCAAGTGGTGCAGCCGCTGGGCGAGATCGAAGTGGTCGCGGTCGGCCCGATGCCGATGATGCGCGCCGTGGCCGCCGTCACCGCCGAGTTTCATGTGCCAACACAGGTGTCGCTCGATCCGATTATGGTTGATGGGACCGGCATGTGCGGCGGCTGCCGCGTGACGGTCGGGGGCGCAAGCAAGTTCGCCTGTGTGGACGGGCCGATGTTTGATGCGCATCAGGTCGACTTCGATGAATGCGTGCGGCGCAGCAAGATGTATCGCAGCGAGGAGCAGCTGTCCAATGCCGCTTAAGCCGGCCCAAAAAACCGGGATGCCGCATGAGGAGGTGCCTCAGCGCGCGCGCACCTTTGATGAAGTCAACCGCGGCTATACCGAATCGCGCGCCCGGTTCGAGGCGCTCCGCTGCCTGCAATGCCAGGAGCCGGTGTGCGAAGAAGGCTGCCCGGTCCACGTGCCGATCAAATCGTTCATCAAATGCATCGCCGACGGCAAGTTCGAGGAGGCGTTTGGGCAGGTGAGGAACGCGCACCCGCTGCCGGCCATCTGCGGCCGCGTCTGTCCGCAGGAAAGCCAGTGCGAAAAACTGTGCCACATGGCGACGCGGTTTGAGCCGGTGGCGATCGGCCATTTGGAGCGGTTCATCGCCGACTGGGCGCGCGAGCACCGCCGCGGCAGCGTGACCGCACCGGCTGCGCCAACCGGGGCGCGCCCTCCTTCGCCAGAGGCTTCGGAGCGGCTTCGCGTGGCCATCGTCGGGGCCGGCCCCTCAGGCCTGACCGCGGCCGGGGAGCTGGCCCGGCTGGGGTAT from Candidatus Omnitrophota bacterium includes:
- a CDS encoding sulfide/dihydroorotate dehydrogenase-like FAD/NAD-binding protein; protein product: MASAEPAHPIHEGRSFKILKKERLTPATHRFLIEAPWVAQAAKPGQFVIVRVREGGERIPVTIADFDAPQGTVTVVVQEVGRTSKLFGALQEGQEVLDLVGPLGEPFRLMRGKRVIGVGGGFGAAALYPLLRGLRQAGVPTEAIIGARNKELLILRDELSSVCELVMPCTDDGSVGFKGFVTDCLKQRLQVVQPLGEIEVVAVGPMPMMRAVAAVTAEFHVPTQVSLDPIMVDGTGMCGGCRVTVGGASKFACVDGPMFDAHQVDFDECVRRSKMYRSEEQLSNAA